From one Triticum aestivum cultivar Chinese Spring chromosome 4B, IWGSC CS RefSeq v2.1, whole genome shotgun sequence genomic stretch:
- the LOC123091039 gene encoding magnesium-dependent phosphatase 1, protein MGDERVKAEALQILGLFQVLPRLVVFDLDYTLWPFYCECRSKRESPSLYRHAKGIICALKEKGVDMAIASRSPTSDIARVFIDKLELQPMFVAQEIFSSWTHKTEHFQKIHRKTGVPYKSMLFFDDEDRNIQSVSKMGVTSVLVNNGLNLDMFKLGLSNFATTVAASEPAPAPEDN, encoded by the exons ATGGGCGACGAGCGCGTGAAGGCGGAGGCGCTGCAGATCCTGGGCCTGTTCCAGGTGCTCCCGCGCCTCGTCGTCTTCGACCTCGACTACACCCTGTGGCCCTTCTACTG CGAGTGCCGCTCCAAGAGGGAGTCGCCCAGCCTGTACCGCCACGCCAAGGGCATCATCTGCGCGCTCAAGGAGAAGGGGGTCGACATGGCCATTGCGTCGCGCTCGCCCACCTCCGACATCGCCAGGGTCTTCATCGACAAGCTCGAGCTCCAGCCCATGTTCGTCGCACAG GAAATATTCTCCAGCTGGACTCACAAGACAGAGCATTTCCAAAAGATCCACAGAAAAACTGGGGTTCCATACAAGTCCATGCTGTTCTTTGACGATGAGGACAGGAATATTCAATCG GTATCGAAAATGGGAGTTACGAGTGTTCTAGTAAACAACGGATTGAATCTCGACATGTTTAAGTTGGGCCTCAGTAATTTCGCTACTACTGTTGCTGCATCTGAACCCGCACCTGCACCAGAGGACAATTAA
- the LOC123091038 gene encoding cyclin-H1-1 — MSDFQTSTHRERWIFQPQDLVNKWTTANRRSAEILAQYGTTRLKVDPVDGSISNPEPVPDHVVGSSSVKPLSCEEEQVMRIFYEQKIQEVCRAFKFPHKIQATAIIYFKRFYLQWSVMEHHPKHIMLTCVYASCKVEENHVSAEELGKGIQQDHQIILNNEMIVLKSLDFDLIVYAPYRSIEGFIDDMDDFCRAGNGAHQRLKDLHRTANSEVDTMMLTDAPLLYTPGQLALAALYKSNAALSVLDFERYLESVFSRQHFDCPVEQFIQIISLINHLVSQLQLPGTKEMRHADRKLKHCLDPSSSSHDDHKKKEKKSKHKSKRTASDAQL, encoded by the exons ATGTCGGATTTCCAGACCTCCACGCACCGGGAGCGGTGGATCTTCCAGCCGCAGGACCTG GTGAATAAGTGGACTACGGCGAACCGGCGTTCAGCGGAGATCCTCGCCCAG TATGGGACGACGCGGTTGAAGGTGGACCCTGTTGATGGCTCGATATCGAACCCAGAACCTGTGCCTGATCATG TTGTTGGGAGCTCGAGTGTGAAGCCTCTATCCTGCGAAGAGGAGCAAGTGATGCGGATATTTTACGAGCAAAAGATTCAAGAAGTGTGCAGAGCATTCAAATTCCCCCACAAAATTCAG GCTACAGCGATAATATATTTCAAGAGATTCTATCTACAGTGGTCTGTAATGGAGCACCACCCAAAGCATATTAT GTTAACTTGTGTATATGCTTCTTGCAAAgtggaagaaaatcatgtgtctGCTGAGGAACTTGGCAAAGGGATTCAGCAGGATCACCAGATTATTCTAAATAATGAGATGATTGTTCTGAAA TCTTTAGATTTTGATTTGATCGTTTATGCTCCATATCGTTCTATCGAAGGATTTATTGATGACATGGAT GATTTTTGTAGGGCAGGTAATGGTGCACACCAACGGTTGAAG GATTTGCATCGAACTGCGAATTCTGAGGTTGACACAATGATGTTGACTGATGCACCTCTTCTCTATACTCCTGGACAG TTGGCTTTGGCTGCTCTGTACAAGTCCAACGCTGCACTCAGTGTCCTTGATTTTGAAAG ATACTTGGAAAGTGTTTTTTCAAGGCAACACTTTGATTGTCCAGTCGAACAATTTATTCAGATAATCAGTTTAATCAATCACCTG GTTAGCCAGCTTCAACTACCTGGCACGAAAGAAATGAGGCATGCTGATCGCAAGCTGAAGCATTGTTTGGATCCAagctcaagctctcatgatga CcacaagaagaaagaaaagaagtcaAAGCACAAATCGAAAAGAACTGCCAGTGATGCCCAGCTGTAA